The following nucleotide sequence is from Hevea brasiliensis isolate MT/VB/25A 57/8 chromosome 7, ASM3005281v1, whole genome shotgun sequence.
TAgaacatatttatatttattcTGATTTATTCTTATTGataaatttgagttttttttttctcattttagatAATTTAGTGTCTCTTCTTTTGTTAGAATTTAGTATTTTCTCTTTGTGAAGATTTACTATTTTATTCATTGcgataatttatttttcttttttatcattattttggTATAAGTGCATCGATAAAAAGTTTAGATTTTctctttataaatatattaaaatttaatgatttcTAAATCAGGTTTGTATAAAAATTATGGAGTCAAAAGATATTGATTTCTAGTGAGTGAAGCGTGATTTCTACTAAATGATTAAATCAAATACTCTGTCAATAATATTaagttatttaaattaaaattaattatattatataaaaataagtgacttatatgaaattataatagtgtgaaattttatattttatatttatattccaTCTCCATTTAAAGAAAgttctatattttattttctaaaaaaaattgcttgataattaaatttaatttcaatatgcataaattatttaaatttatagaaatttatgtttattattttaatatttaattattataatattttttgattttttaaaatattatttcttaTAAAGAGTAAAATGTATGaacaattatatttaaaaattatatatttaaataattaaaaatatttttaaaatagtaACTATTgcactttatttttattaattttttaaactttAGATCATAAAAATGAATATCTGAATTTCACTTTATTGTGAAACATAACTACAACTACAAATTTAATTTGTGCTTCaaatttatagaaaaataaaattaattaaattatcgattattatttaatatttacattttatttattGCAACATCCTCAAAATGATACAGTCAAATTTGgagccactttttttttttttcctagatTTCCACGCACGCACCGTGTGAAAATCTTCGAAAATCAAAATGCCACGTGTTGAAGGAATAATGCGAGTAGAAAAGTAGAGGAGGACCGCGAATGCGAGTATCCCGCCGGTGATACACAGTGGAAGTTTGACTTACAAGTGGCAATAAAAAAAAGGGGGCAGATGAGAACGGATAAATCACTTCTAGTGGACGACCCATGCGTAGTGCGCACTCTTGGTGATTATAGGCTATGGAGTACGCGTCCCAGAGGGCCAGGGAATCATTTTAAAGCTCAAAATGCGCTTCTCACTGTAGCGTTCCCCCACGATTACGCCATCTCATCAGAATATCACCATGTGAGGATTATTTTCCGCTTGCCCTTTTTTTgggtaatttattattaatatctaaaataaattaatatttaatatctaaatattatatttatttataatttcatcaatcaattttataattatttaccttttttttttcacctttttcctttgtttctattttttttatatctCTTAATCCTTAATTATGCAccaaaaattaacaaaaattatgcaaaaaaaataaaagaaaataaatctaTTTTCCTTAATATTTGGatgaattattaaaatatgaaagaaatataataaaatggtgaaaaatatttattgtaattttatttatttttatattaatatttatttacttaTATACCCTTATTTAATATAAGGGTTGGTTTTGCCTTTTAGATTTAATTAATGTTTTTAGCTAATATCATTGCAAAGATAGAGATATAACATACCATGAAGATCAATTCATATTACTAAAAAAATCTCACATTTATAGTGTTGTTTTCTACATGCACTTTTCTTTTACCATGTGAATCAACTTGACTCTTTGCTATAACTCAAGTGGTGCCTTTTCTATAGCAAAGatgaacaaaaaaaataaaagaagtgagaGGCATGATTTTCCTATTAAAGTAATTGAAGGGCATTGGaataatttttacataaataacaataattttttttctattctCTTCTAATTTGAATAGAATTTTTTTTGAGCAGATGTAATGAAGTGAGAAGTGCATTTTTTCCGTGATTGTCTCTTTAAATTGATGTACAAACACAATAATTGAAAAGGAAAAATCAAAGTTCACTTATATTTATtgagaaaaaatataaaatatttaatttagtttttatatttattgaaaaagtttaatttaatttatttttaattttttatctaatttaatataaaattttaatttaatctcaatttagcccaaaattaaaatttacttgattaaatttattaattttttgatttaaataaaaaataagaagttcaatttattgattttgagactaaatttcttaatttattgaTTTAAGCTCAAAATTTAAGGAtttaatttttttgattttttttatttttaattctaaattaagttcaaactgaaatttataaattaaattagataaaaaattgaaaataagataaattaatctttttcaataaaaatacaggattaaaaaaaaatcataagttcaataattataaactaatttttaaaattataaaaattttaaaatcaaatcataatcaagtcaattatattaaaaaattacacAAACCAAGAGAgagtaaatttaaatataattgcaCGATagtttgataattatattattatacagTTTAAACTATTaggttaaaataaattatatatagataaataaaaaatgtgagaaatttaaatttaaatttataaataataatatattcatATAAATCAATATACAGATGAAGTTTTttagataaaattaataaattttacataatatataatttttaatatatattttgatatgtatgtgtttttttaataaaaaaaataaaaaaaatataagttCTGAGTGTAACACGCAATAAATCCACTCAACGGCCAAGTTGGAACCAACATGACGAAATCGAAAGTCCAGCAACATACAACGGTTCAATCCAAAAGGGCGGCTCTATCAAACTTTCTGTACCCCGGTGGCGCACGATAGCATGGCCCGTCAGCCTTTAAACCGGTTAAAACGCTCCCACAGTATGCGGACACGTGTCGAACATCTCTTAAAGACTCGAGCCAAGCCTACTGTGGAGGGCGCACCACCTGGTTCCACCCGGCGGACTTCCCTTCCTTCACTTTTGGAAAgacacgcacacacacacacacacctatataatatatatataacagaAAAAATAGGAAAACAAAACGAAAAAAACCCTAATATTGGCTCGCCGCCTTTGATGTTTCCAGTAAAAGGAGCATAACTACGCGATCACAAGTAAGTTTGACCTCAATTAGTTCATAATTTGTGGATTAATATATGTAATTATGTACGTATAAGTGTATGTTGTAGGAGAAATTTGAGTTTTAGCTTGAGTACGTGAAATAGAATTGATTGAGTTTTTGTCTGTCAGAATTTTGATGCGAATTTAATCAGTGAaaattggaatttttttttttaaatattctttGCATTTTTTTATCTGTTGCTGGTTCTGCGTAGATTGTTTTTGAATTTGCGTTGTGAGTTTTGCAAAATTTTGAAGTTCCAGAATCAGAAGGATGGCAGATGGCTAGTGTCTTGGAGTTTTTATTCGTCAAGGATTAGTATTTCTGGATACGGTATTGAATTTGGAGGGGTTATCAAggattttaatttgaaaatttttagtgGGTGTTGTTAGCTGGACAGATTGTGGTTTTCATTATTGCAAATGGCAGATGATGGCATGAGGGTAGGTGGGCTTTTATCTGGCTTGGCCGTAATATTGAATGGTGAGGATGGGAAGGAGAGTTCGTCGAAAACCCATCTGGTTTCATATTGTGATGATTTTGGTGATCAGCCTGTGGAGCGAGCTCTTGAGCACATTTTTGATCTCCCTAACAAATCAGTTGGTCCATTGCCTGGTCCAGTTGACAGTGATTTAGTACGCTCTATTATCAAGAATGAGTTCTCAAAATTTCATATGAATTCTGACTCATTGGCTAGCAATAGGGAAGGAATTTTTATTTTTGACAATGGCTGTCAGCCTCACAAAGTTGGGCTTGAAGAATTAAGCATTTGTGGTGAGATTAGAATTGTGAAGCCTCCTTTGCTTCTAGAGAGCTTAGCAATGTTCAGTAGCATCAGGGCTAATGTTTGTGTGTGGAAAGGAAAATGGATGTATGAAGTTATATTAGAAACTTCTGGTGTACAACAGCTTGGATGGGCAACCCTATCTTGCCCTTTCACTGACCATAAGGGTGTAGGTGATGCAGATGATTCTTATGCATTTGATGGGAAAAGGGTTAGAAAGTGGAATAAGGAGGCTGAGCCTTATGGCCAGTCATGGGTTGCTGGTGATGTCATTGGCTGTTGCATTGATCTGGACCATGATGAGATATTGTTTTACAGAAATGGTGTATCTCTTGGGGTGGCCTTTCGTGGTATTCACAAGAAGGGACCTGGATTTGGATATTACCCtgcagtctctatttctcaaggTGAACGCTGTGAATTAAATTTTGGGGCTCGACCCTTCAAATACCCCATTCAGGGCTTCCTTCCACTTCAAGAACCTCCCTCAGTAAACCTGTTGGCTACTCAGTTGCTTCGATGCTTATCCAAGTTGTTTAATCTGCAGTGTATTGAGCGCGCCGATAGTTCTTCAGTTGGGAAATTAAGAAGATTAAAGAGGTTTGTGTCACTTGAGGAACTATTTTACCCTGTTTGTCACAGTATATGTGAGGAATTGTTCTGTATACTTGAGACAGATGCAAGGAACGCAGAGTATGTAGCTTGGGGTCCACTTCTTTCATTCATGATGAAGGTCTTCAGATTGCAGCCAGCACATGACTATTCTAGTTTGGACAGATTTATAGATGTGTTTCTGGAGTTTCGGGAATCCTGTCTAATATTTGAGTATATCATCAGTGCCCTTTCAAGTTGCTGCAAAACAGCATCATTGGTTTTAAATGAATGCCCTTACTCAGGATCTTATTCTTATCTTGCATTGGTATGCCATATTTTAAGAAGGGAAGAGTTAATGGTGCTTTGGTGGAAGTCACCGGATTTTGAATTCTTGTTTGAAGGTTTTCTATCGCAAAAGAGTCCAAGCAAGCTGGACCTTCATAGCTTGATGCCTTCAGTTTGGTGGCCTGGTTCATGTGATGATATTTCCTATGGATCTAGCCTGTTGTTGACAACTACAGCTTTATCTGAAGCAGTCAGCAAGGTATAGCCATTGTGGATCAATGATTCTCCTAGTTAGATATGTTAAATTTGAGAGCTTTGTTATTGTTGTATATCTGAAGTTTGAAGTAAGATGAGGGAAAAAAGAATTGAAGGCCTTCAAAATCAATTTTCATATGAAATTGCTAACTTTCAGAGTTAAATAAATGTTTGAAGTTTGTCAAAATTAAGGGGCCAAAGTTGACTTATGTGGGTGAAAAGTTTTTACCATAAGTGTTTCGACCAACTGAAGTTGTGAATTTGAGAACTataaattgaagttagtgttgggTGTAGACACTGTATAAAGGAATTCTTTTagtctaaataaaaaaattccaAGTTTGATGTCGTCATATGCATTTTAGCTTATTTTGTGTGTAATGAACAAAAGATTAATAGATAAGCTTAAGGTTACTTTTAAATCAAATTCTATTATATGCTAAAGTTGGTGAGCGAGTCTCTGTTCTTGGAACAATGCTTGTGTGTTAAGTTCAACATAATTTGCTGCCCTTGTTTTTCGTCTTTTTGCATTTCTTTTGCTCAGGCTATCTAGCTATGTGGCATTGTGCTTAATgtttttgtaatttatttatatatatatatatttaaattattcgtCTATTTCATTATCATACTTATAAATATAACTTATTTTTCTCCATTTACCAAATGTTGTTTGATTATTAGGGTGGGATGGGATTAAGTGAGAAAGAGGTTTATTTATATCTGCTGGATCTTCCAATAGACAGGGATAAAAAAATCCTCATCTATTTGACAACAGTCTAAGAGCAATATTGTTTTATGATCAAGTTTTCTTAAATATTTTCTTGCATAGTATTAATTTTGTAGCTCGTTCAATGTATTATTTCAATTCATAATTTTGTACTTTGATCTCTAATACTTTAACTCCTAATCTGCATATATAAGTAATTCATAATATTATAATACTTATATTGCTTAGTTTAGGCTAGAACACTGTCAAATATTTTTGTGTAGAAGATTGCAATAGAAAATTGAACTGGTTTCAATGTAATCAATTTATTTACTATTTTATAATTACTATTGTTTTCttatttaagtttataattataaTCGTTTTGATTCATATCATGAAAGTGTATTATATTAGTCTAttgttttaatattataataaaaaaaattaatttagaacGTGAATTTAGAATGATTAAGTTTTCTATCATGAATGTATATAAAAATGTTATAATTTACAATAGTTATATCATACCAACTTTATTAAATgtgaaaatatttgaaattttcaggtttaaattatttttaaatactgTATTAGACTAAGAActtttcaactcaactcaactaagcctttatcttaaaaatttggggtcggctatatggattcgctttttccactctgaacgattttgggttaaatcctcagaaatgtgtaatgcttctaagtcatgctgtactactctcctccaagtcaatttaggtctacccctttttttctttctatcctctaacctaatgtgctctacttgtctaactggagcctccgtatgtctacgcttcacatgaccaaaccacctcaatctcccttctctcaacttatcttcaattggcaccactcctaccttttctctaagactttcattacggactttatctagtctagtatggccactcatccaccttaacattctcatctctgcaactcttatcttagatgcatacgactctttcagtgcccaacactcactaccatataacatagccggtcgtatggctgtacggtaaaattttccttttaatctattgggaatcttacgatcacgtaaaactcccgtggcacgtctccacttcaaccatccggctttaatcctatgactaacatcctcctcacatcccccatctacttgaaggactgagcctagatatttaaagtgattactttggaacagtaccactccgttcaaactaactccttccctatcaccagtttggccttcactgaacttgcaatgcatgtattctgtcttcgttctacttaacttgaaaccctttgactctgagtacttctccaaagttctagcttcctattgactccttctcgtgtctcatctatcagaacaatatcatccgcaaacatcatgcaccaaggaatactttcttgtatatgtttcgtcagttcatctaaaactaatgtaaaaaggtaagggcttatggctgatccttggtgtaatccaattgagatcggaaaatctcttgtgtcccctcccactgtgcgcacaatagtagttgctccttcatacatatctttcaatacttgtatgtacctaatagataccctcttttgttctaacacattctataagacctctcttggaacactatcgtaagccttctccaaatcaataaaaaccatgtgtagatctttcttcacatctctatatttctccatcaagcttctaatgagaaagatcgcttccatagttgaacgaccgggcatgaaaccaaattgattgagagagatagaagtatcatgacgtagtcgatgcaccacaactctctcccacaacttcatagtatggctcatgagtttaattcccctatagtttgagcaactctgtatgtcttccttatttttaaaaataggtactaaaatactcttcctccattcatcaggcattttctttgagtttagaatcttattaaataatttagttaaccatgccactcccatatctcccaaatacttccacacttcaattggtatttcatcgggtccacaggctttacccactttcattctcttaagtgcttcctttacttctaaagatctaattcttctagtataatttacattcttttctattgttctataatctatattcacgctatttccattttgactattattaaagagatcattaaaataatttctccatctttctttaatgtcctcatctttcaccaacacttttccttttttatccttaatgcacctaacttgattgagatcttgacatttcctttctctactccttgctaatctataaatatctttctccccttctttagttccaagtttctcatataacttttcaaaggcctgtgctcttgcttgtctaactgcctttttttgcctctttctttgctatcttgtactgttcatatgcctcattattatcacatttaggtaattttttataccattccctttttctcttcactgccttttgtacttcctcattccaccaccatctctcttttgagggtggtccatgtcctttagactctccaagtacttttctagctacttctctaatcttagACTAAGAACTTTTCATTAGAAAAAAATTATGCTACAATATGTTTGCAGCTAACTGGTTTCAATGTAATCAATTTATTTACTATTTTATAATTACTATTGTTTTCTTATTTAAGTTTAGAATTATAATCGTTTTGATTCATATCATGAAAGTGTATTATATTAGTCTATTGTTTTAatgttataataaaaaaaaattaatttagaacGTGAATTTAGAATGATTAAGTTTTCTATCATGAATGTATATAAAAATATTACAATTTACAATAGTTATATCATACCAACTTTATTAAATgtgaaaatatttgaaattttcaggtttatattatttttaaatactgTATTAGACTAAGAACTTttcatttgaaaaaaattatgctACAATATGTTTGCAGCTATGCACATCAATGCTGCTTGGATTGACATAATTTTATCTTCATGGAGTATGGTATGTTTTTACTGATATGATGTTATGAAAAGTGCCTATATGTCCACATATGTTTGAGTATTAGATATATCTTgacatctttttatttttttaatacttaGTACTTAGATTGTCAAGCATCACACTCATTCTTATTCCATTAATCTTTTTGAATTATTAATTCTATGATTTGGCTGAGCAGGAAACTTTTGCAATGTGAGGCTGCCTTACAAATAAACATTATGTGATAAAAATTCACTTATGAAACTCACAAGTAAAAGTTCTAATAGCTGTTTTCaacaaatatatatttttctaatttaatttcagAGAGCATTTCTTTTCCAGTGATTTATTGTGATGCTTATATTTAATGGAAATTACTTTTTACTGgaatttctatattttatttctCTATTGTTGTTGCTGTGGAGAACATTAATTGAATATATCTTTTGCATTGGGTTGGGTGCTACTTTTGATTATTTCTGTACTGATCAATAGCCTTGTAAATACTAGTATCTTTTTCTTTGTAGATTGAGGAGAAGCATAGGGACCTTTGTCTTTTGGTCATACAGTTTATACCACCCACAACTCCTTCCCAGTTACCTGGTTCAGTGTTTAGGACATTTTTGCAGAGTCTTTTGTTGAAGAATAGGGGTGCAGATCGCAATGTGCCACCTCCTGGAGTTTCAAGCAACTCTGTTCTTGTTTCTTTGTATACAGTCATACTTCATTTTCTATCCGAAGGATTTGCTATGAGGGACATTGGTGGTTGGTTGAAGAGCTGTGAAACAAAAAATCACAATGTTGGATTTCTTCATAGAGGTGGTGAACATAGTTTCCCTGTAGATTTATTTCTGAAAAATGATTCTTATCAAACTGATATTTCAAGGCTTGGGGGATCATTTAGTCATCTATCAAAATCTCATCCAGTACATGATCAGGAAGTGGAAGTAGTTCGGTGGGAAGAAGGCTGTACAGATGATGAAGAAACCAGAGTAACACACAAAACCACACAGAAACCATGTTGTTGTTCAAGTTATGATGTTGAATTGTCAAAAATGTCAAAGCATCCAATTAGATATACAGCAAAAGCTTCTCGTGTCCATTGTACCCCTATTCCAGAGAGGTCTGCTCATGTTGCTGCAGAATGCAGTGCAGGAAGTTTGAATGATGAGATTGCAGACAAGCCTAGCACCAGTGATCATTCTGAATCAGAGTTTGGTTATTGCCCAATGTGGGATATGAGGATTGTGCCAAGGGAGAGTGACATCACTTCAGCTACACTGAGAGAAGAAGAACTTCTAGATACTTTGCTGCTGTTGTATCACATAGGTGTTGCACCAAACTTTAAACAGGTAAAGACATATTTTGGGCCGAAAGTTTCGCTTAGAAGTGGCAATCTGTCTTAAATGAAATCCCCAGTGTTTTTATgatttattttcctttaattGGAGGTTTGTTTACCCAGTATTTGTCTTGATCTTGTTTTTTgtgaattttttttgttttctgaaaatcattaattgttttttttgtcttaaaaatttttgaaagaaatgcAGTGTTGTAGCAGTGGTgcactaaaattaataatatgtttGTCCCCTTTTAATGACCATGCTGACTGAAATTGCCTGCACTCTGATAataattgaaatgttgaaatatGGTCCTTGTAGAAGTTTGCCTAACTTGAGGTTTTAATAGGTTGTTGATAGTTTTTGTTGTGCTGATTTTCCTGTCAAACTATAGAAAATGAAACTATAGTTGAATTGTTAAGTACGCTTTAGTTCTTCATGTTATATTATTTGTGCTTACTTGTTTAGTAATGTTTGTGTCTTGTGCTGCTCAACTATGAaccttatttttcctttttacatTGACCTGCTCTCTTGCTCTTAAAATAATGCATATTCCTGAGTGCTTACCAGCTTGGTAGACCTAGACTGATGCTTGTTGACATGGTTAAAACAATATTTGTTTCCTGA
It contains:
- the LOC131181586 gene encoding E3 ubiquitin-protein ligase RKP-like, translated to MADDGMRVGGLLSGLAVILNGEDGKESSSKTHLVSYCDDFGDQPVERALEHIFDLPNKSVGPLPGPVDSDLVRSIIKNEFSKFHMNSDSLASNREGIFIFDNGCQPHKVGLEELSICGEIRIVKPPLLLESLAMFSSIRANVCVWKGKWMYEVILETSGVQQLGWATLSCPFTDHKGVGDADDSYAFDGKRVRKWNKEAEPYGQSWVAGDVIGCCIDLDHDEILFYRNGVSLGVAFRGIHKKGPGFGYYPAVSISQGERCELNFGARPFKYPIQGFLPLQEPPSVNLLATQLLRCLSKLFNLQCIERADSSSVGKLRRLKRFVSLEELFYPVCHSICEELFCILETDARNAEYVAWGPLLSFMMKVFRLQPAHDYSSLDRFIDVFLEFRESCLIFEYIISALSSCCKTASLVLNECPYSGSYSYLALVCHILRREELMVLWWKSPDFEFLFEGFLSQKSPSKLDLHSLMPSVWWPGSCDDISYGSSLLLTTTALSEAVSKIEEKHRDLCLLVIQFIPPTTPSQLPGSVFRTFLQSLLLKNRGADRNVPPPGVSSNSVLVSLYTVILHFLSEGFAMRDIGGWLKSCETKNHNVGFLHRGGEHSFPVDLFLKNDSYQTDISRLGGSFSHLSKSHPVHDQEVEVVRWEEGCTDDEETRVTHKTTQKPCCCSSYDVELSKMSKHPIRYTAKASRVHCTPIPERSAHVAAECSAGSLNDEIADKPSTSDHSESEFGYCPMWDMRIVPRESDITSATLREEELLDTLLLLYHIGVAPNFKQASYYMSHQSQSISLLEETDKQIRERGCSEQIRRLKEVRNDYREEVIDCVRHCAWYRISLFSRWKQRGMYATCMWIVQLLLVLSKVDSLFIYIPEFYLETLVDCFHVLRKSDPPFVPPTIFIKQGLASFVTFIVTHFNDPRILSADLKDLLLQSISVLVQYKEIFGSF